GTTGATCCAGGCGTCGGGGACATTCATGCCGGGCAGAACGCCCACATCCGGGTGCAGGTTGTAATCAACAAACAGGATGAGATCGTCTATCGTCTTATGGAAGGCAGAGACGGTGAATAGTCCCACTTTGTTGGTATAGACCGATACGGATGCGTCGTAGTTGACGGAGGTCGCCGGCTTGAGCAAAGCGTTCGCCGCGCTGACGTACGAGAGAAAGCTGTTGATGGTGGTGATCGGCGCGTACTGGATATAATCCGGCCGGGTGAGGGTTTCCGTGCGGGCCAGGCGCAGGGTCAGCCATGCCGTAGGCTGGTAGCGGAGATGCACCATCGGGAGCCAGAACGCGTTATCGCGTTCGGTGGTGATGGATTCGAGCTCCGCCGGCGGGCCCTGGACGTTGTTCGGCGAGGTTTCGCGGTAACGCTGGCCGGTGTAGCGGGAGAAGTCGCCCTCCCATCGGACACCCGGCGTGAGGGTGAGCTTCCGGCCGATGTTAAACGCGGCCATCGCGTAGCCGGCCTGGTATCGCTCGGTGCCCTTGTAATCGCGCCCGAGCGAGCCGATGGCGTAGTCGCGGAAGACCTCATCGCCGCAGCCGCGCATGGCTTCGGTGAGTTGAAGGAGCATGTCGGACTCCGCGGTGAACCCGAGCGGATAGTCGCCCTCCAGGAAATCATCCCGTGAATAGGAGCCATCCACCAATCCGATGGGCAGAACGCCCAGGTTGCCGACGACGGTATCGAGGTCCCAGGCGGGGATCGCGCCGGCGATACACTCGAGCGGCTCGTTGAGGTTGCCGGCGCCGCTGCCATAATACAGGCCGTTTCGTCCGCCCTGCGTCTGGTCGTTGAATCGATCCAGCCAGCGAAATTTCCCACCAACCTTCAGATACCCGCTGAGTCTGTCGTTCAGGAAAAACGGCACCTGTACGTTCGCCTGCGTCGCCAATTCGTCTTCCTCAAGCCTGGTCCCATAGACAAAGACGTCCTGCAAACCGGTGCTGAGCGAATCCACGTTCAGCAGCGACGGGATTTCGGTGGGGATGGTGTTTTGATCAGGTAGGCCGCGGAAGGCATTCCCCTCCTGGGAGAAACGCCATACGAAGTCTTCCGGGTTGTCGGAGCGGGACGCGATGCGGGAGACGCCGACGTCGTACCGGAAGAAACGCAGCTCCTGCTCGATGCCGACGGCACCGGTAAAGATAGACGTGGTCCCGCTGCGCAACTCGGTGTCGTAATAATGCCGGTTGCCGTCGACATTCATCTGGTTGACGCGGAATAACCCGTCAAAACTCAGCCGGTTGTAAAACCCATTCGCCGTGATCTTGCCCTTCGGAATCCGGTAGTCGACGACGCCGCTGGCGCCCGTGCGGCCGCGTTTTACCGACTCCTCCCGAACGCCTATGTCCGAAATCAGGATGATGGGCGCGCCCGTTTGGGTATCGGAGGACTGGCGGTAGTTGCCGGAGAACTTGTCGGCGCTGCGGTCGAACTCATCGACGTTGACGCTTGCGATAATGCCCAGGCGTTTGCCGAAAAAGCGTTGCCCGACGCTGCCATTGATCTTGTAGTTGCCGTAGTAGTCCTGTAACTGGGTATAGCCGCCCTGCGCCAGAATATCCACCATAAACTGATCCGGCGCCTCGCGCAGCTTGAGGTCCACCGCCCCACCGATGGCGTCGGCGTCTTTGTCCGGCGTGATCGCCTTCATGACCTCGATGCCGTCGAGCATGTTCGACGAGATGAGCGAGAGGTCCACGCTGCGATCATCTCCGCTCGTGGAGGGCACACGCACGCCATTCACCGTCACCGTGTTGTACTTCGCCGAGAGGCCCCGGATGGATATCTTGTTGGCCTCGCCGCCGGAGCGCTGGATAGCCACGCCGGGCAGCCGGCCGATGGACTCCGCCGCGTTGACGTCCGGCAGTTCCTGGATGCGCGCGGCCGAGACGATGTTGGTGATCGTGTTCGAACTCAGCTGCTGGTTGATGGCGGCCGTCTGGCCGGCCGCCTGCGCCGTGATGAGTATCTCCTCCCCTTCGATGCCGGCCCATACAAGCTCAAAATCAACTTCGATCGTCTGCCCGTCGATCACGGTCACCTCCCGCATCTGTCGCTCGTACCCGATGTACGACACCACGATCGTGTACGTGCCGGCCGGCACGTTCGGCATGATAAATACCCCGTCGTCGTCGGTCGCTGCGCCGGTACTGGTGCCTTCAAGCAGCACGTTGGCCCCCGGCAGCGACGAACGCGCATCCCGGTCGATCACTTTCCCGGTGATTCGCCCCGCCAGTGGAAGCGCTTCGTTCGCCAGGTCGAGTTTACCATTCGTGGCCCCCAAAAGGAGCCCTATGAGCAGGAACTGGATGGGTCGCATGGG
The DNA window shown above is from Rhodothermales bacterium and carries:
- a CDS encoding TonB-dependent receptor; translation: MRPIQFLLIGLLLGATNGKLDLANEALPLAGRITGKVIDRDARSSLPGANVLLEGTSTGAATDDDGVFIMPNVPAGTYTIVVSYIGYERQMREVTVIDGQTIEVDFELVWAGIEGEEILITAQAAGQTAAINQQLSSNTITNIVSAARIQELPDVNAAESIGRLPGVAIQRSGGEANKISIRGLSAKYNTVTVNGVRVPSTSGDDRSVDLSLISSNMLDGIEVMKAITPDKDADAIGGAVDLKLREAPDQFMVDILAQGGYTQLQDYYGNYKINGSVGQRFFGKRLGIIASVNVDEFDRSADKFSGNYRQSSDTQTGAPIILISDIGVREESVKRGRTGASGVVDYRIPKGKITANGFYNRLSFDGLFRVNQMNVDGNRHYYDTELRSGTTSIFTGAVGIEQELRFFRYDVGVSRIASRSDNPEDFVWRFSQEGNAFRGLPDQNTIPTEIPSLLNVDSLSTGLQDVFVYGTRLEEDELATQANVQVPFFLNDRLSGYLKVGGKFRWLDRFNDQTQGGRNGLYYGSGAGNLNEPLECIAGAIPAWDLDTVVGNLGVLPIGLVDGSYSRDDFLEGDYPLGFTAESDMLLQLTEAMRGCGDEVFRDYAIGSLGRDYKGTERYQAGYAMAAFNIGRKLTLTPGVRWEGDFSRYTGQRYRETSPNNVQGPPAELESITTERDNAFWLPMVHLRYQPTAWLTLRLARTETLTRPDYIQYAPITTINSFLSYVSAANALLKPATSVNYDASVSVYTNKVGLFTVSAFHKTIDDLILFVDYNLHPDVGVLPGMNVPDAWINARPRANTYINNPFEATYNGFELDWQTNLWYLPSVLKGIVLSANYTYLQSETTYQAYYIVDSDSLVRVRPPVYLKELRTDSTRTARMPDQPTHIANVTLGYDLRGFSARFSVLYQTDTSTFINSTNPLFDSFAGDYLRYDLSVRQKLLKGLELFANFNNLSGRPDRNFRGAEDANPSYIEYYGFTMDVGARFRY